CAGAGATCTTCTTTGATGTTGTTCTTTGAGGTGACTTTATCCAGAAGTAGCACAATATATAATGTCAATCTCATTTTGGATTAAAGAAGTCAGTGTGAAAATTGCTATGTTCTCCTTTTTTCAACCTTTAAAAGTGTCTGAGCAAACTCCTAGGATTACCCTTATCTCTACCTCTTCTGGAATTAATCTTCTGCCTTGGATGCATTCCCATAGCCCCACCCTAAGCTAGCTGTACCCGAGAAAGACATATAACTGACAAGAAGTGTTAAAGTTTGCTCCTTTCTTTTGGCAAGGTTATTGCTAGTTCACAGgctatgtattttaaaactagTGAGTATGTAGtatagagaaaagaaaaagaacatctCATAGAGCCTCAATAGGATCAAGCTAAATTGATTAGTTTAATTACTCAGTTTGAAACTGcacctctctgctgctttaTGTATCCTCAGTGTCCTGGCCAGGCTGAACTCTGGTAGCAGTGTAGGACCCTTGGATAACACCTGGAAGAGAAGGTCTGTGCATGGGAATCTTCTGAGCTGTAAAACGGCAGCTTCAGCCTGTGCTGCCATGAACATTTCTTAACTCAGTGCCTTTGGCACCTCCTTCCCGGCTGTGCTGCAAACCCTCAGACCTGGCAGCACAAACCTATCCTCAAAAATGTCTTATTGCTGACAAAGTGAGTGTGTGACCTACTTCTGGCTTTTATATAAAAGTTGTGAGTCTCCAGTATGGTAATGCTGATTCACTGACACCACTCAATGTTCCAGTCAGCTTGCACATGGGTCACCCTTGCTCTCTGTCAGTGAACTCATTAAGGGGTTTTTGCCTGAGATTTCATGTGCAGGGGATTGGGTCTAGGTCAACTGTTGTGCAGTCAAGAATTTTAGATGTAATAGgttcttttttgtgtttctaaTTTGCATGCTTGCTCCTGGATTCCAAGGAAAGCTCCTATTCATACAGGACAAGTACTTGAAATTATGTTTATGGATAAATTTCCCCTGCTGGTACCCAAGAGGCCTTTAATTCCAGAAATCATTTATGAGTTATAACAAAATCCTGGTTACAGGAAATCTTCTCTTTTACCCTAAGTATAGACAGGCAACTCCAATATTCCTATTTCCAATGTTTCCAACGTCATCTGAGCTACGTCTTTCATTTGCCAGGAATTTCATTGCTTTTCCCAAACCGAAAGTAATGTTCTTTCATTTCCAAGTTTAAGACATtaacaaagcagaaatacacATAAAAACTCCATGGTTTACACATCTCACTAGTCCCCTTTTCTATGTGGAATCCATGGCATGTTGTCATTCGTTTCTACTCCAAGCTACACTTGCTagatttttcttcacagctAAATAAATATCACTCATTTTTGATGTACTTTGAGTTTAAGCTAATTAAAACCCAGAGGTGGAGGGagtattttgattttgctgtttcctgGATGTCATAACTAAAAAAATAGTACTAACCTTATGCAGGAGAAATACTTTAATCTAATGTGAGTCATTGTAAACAACAACAGTGTTCTGCTTCACTGTTGCTGAAATGTTCCTTTTGCTTCCTCCTCAACCACTTTCAAGTCTCAGCCAACAACCAGAGCCTAAAGGCCTGGTTTCTGAAGGTAGACTTCACATACAAGAAGGTGTCTAGTTAGGATATCAAAGTATGtaggcatttttaaaagcaaagagaatgAATCCCATTAGTTATGTACAAACAGTACTCACAAGCACCCTGCCTAAGCCTGGAGGCATCTAATGTCCTTGGAGTGAAGTTTCTTCAGGATAGGCTATGTACAGAGCAAAAGCTATTGAAAAAGACACTGGAAAATGCTGGGGCAACCCCAGTTTTCCCGTGTTTCTGCCCTGCCTGGACTGCTGCCAGGTGAGCTCACCCACTTTTGAGTCCATGACTTCACCATGGTGCATCCCTTGCAGCAACGCTGAGCTGTTGTGTCCCTACTTGGCTGTTAAGACATGGCTTGATTTGTAACATAGGTTGGCTTTAGACTTGGCTTTAGTGGTAATTAGAGCATATCTAGCATGGCACAAAACATGCATGAGGAGGACATGGCAGAGAAGAGATATTCCAAGATCATAAAACTATAGAATTGTTGGTCTAGAAAGGACATTAAGGATAATCTCATTCCAACTCACCTGTGATAGtctgggacaccttccactagaccaggttgctcaaagccccattcagGCTAGCATTATCTCTCCTGCCTCTCTTTGATCTTGTCTGTGAGCACAGTGGGACAGTGGCTCTGTGAGTGCACCGAGAGACATGTGGCTTCCTCTGGCCCTGATGGATGTGGGGACAGGGGGTAATATGTCTTTGATCAAATCTGAGGGAACTTCCCTCTGCAGAAGACCAGGAGCAAATTTTACCTCTGCCTCATGGGTTTGAGCTGTGGTAGCTGGAATACTCTCCTTGTCAGCCATTCCCATCCTCTCTTTCTGCCTTTGCCAAGTCTGCTAGAGAAAGAGTAATAGCAAGTCCACTTCCTTGTACAATCACGTCATCAGAGGAGTGTTGTAAGAGATGGGATCAAATCCCTTCAAATAGAGGATGGACTCCAGACAAGCTGTCTTACAGCTCAAGGGGTGTTTAAAGTCACTGAGCTATTATTGCCCTGTGAGGGGCACCCAAACAAGGAGCATGGAGGAATCAGATGTGCATTTCTCTGTGTTGCACCACTCCTCTGGAGGATTCATCTGTGGTAGTTACATAAAAATCCTTGGCTTTTTCTTATAATTTTGGCTTGTTTGCTGGGAAGTGGTTCTTGTTTGTGGCTTCTTGTCCAGCATTGTGAGGTGGACTGCCAGCCCTGATTCCATTTCCATGGCACATGGTCACAGCTCAGGAGGGCTAATCCATTGACTCCATGTGACCCTGTGATCGTATCTCCATCACTTCCCTATCTGCCTGCATGCTACCTCCATCCCCAGACTGGACATTTATCCTTCTCTCTGGTTGCTCATGTTCTGCTGTACCAATGACTCTGTCCATCAAAGCCACCCTCAGTGGCACTGGTGCACCGGTCCTCTCAGCCCATGGCCATGTTCCCATCTagctgtcccagcccctgccttgtCTTTGTCCCCATGCTGGGGGTCATGGAGGGTGAGGCCACAGACTCCAATCTCTCCCTTTGCACATGCTTGTGCAGGATCTCTTACCTTTTATGCCTCCCCCACATTGTTCCTGAGTGTCTTTGTTTACACCTCTGTCCCCTGGGTAATTTCTAATTGACTGTCAGAACTGCCCCTCTACTTCTTCTTCTCTTTAACTTTCCCCCCACAGACACTGAGCCCTGCTAGAAATTCTGATGGGTCCTGGTGTCATTCAGGCTTTTGTGTGGTTATAGCAgatgccttgtccccagtggACTGAATCAGAACACAAGAACTGCTAAActcaagcaaaatatttattactcaAAAACAACTTGATTAATAAATAGTTggagaacaaaataaattaaaactgtaCATTAGGTTTTacattttaagattttaaattaGAATTGCCAAAGGTCAGCATTTCAGACTCAGATGCACAGGAACAGCTAAATAACACTGTTTAGAAtcaagaaacatgaaaaactCTTTCTGGTACAAATATACCCCTGCACCATCACTTAATATTTCTAGCAATTAAACCAGCTGTTGCTCTTCATTGTACGGAtgagtttctttttcttgatgtCAACCTCATACTGGCTTGATCCATGGAAAAAGTAGAAATATCCTGGAATTGGAAGGACAAAATATTgacaaattaatatttcatttttgtgtaCCTATTGTTACACACCCACTATTTTCTTgggtgattttaaaaaaatcaaacaaaaaatctaGTATATCTATGGAAACATAAATTTTTTGGCTTTGGTTAGttgttttttgagtttttttatattatattttgatttttttaccatttttctgAAGGGCAGCATCAATTGGATAGCTGATCCCATGGAAGTCAGCTGCTATTTTTCTTGGATAGCCTCTTTCCATTGATTGGGTATTTTCATTGAAACTAAATAAAGAAATTgcatggaaacagaaaataagcatCGGATATTCAATGTTGAAACCACATGGATTTTTACACAATATGCCTACTCTCAGCTGAAAATCCAGTACCTGCAAGCATTGTGATCTCAGAGAGCTGTATAAATCCTGGCTGTGTGAATATTTACATCTTTAGTAGCCTAGGTAAGCCTGTTTTCAGAATATCAGACTAAAACATTCACTTTCATTCCCTGAGACTGACAATAAGGCTAGATGGGGCTTATACTgagtaacaaaaataattattcaaacataattattttaattttgcaacaCACAATCCATGAAGTGACCCCGTAAGAGAAATGCAAGTTCAGGTGTAATAACACTCTTTTAAGATAGTATTACAGATTAATTATTAGGCTAAGATTACTGCTTAGCTGAACTGTTTCTTAAGAAGTAAATGCTTTAATCTCCTTCTAtaattttattgatttatttgtCATTTATAAATTTTACAGAGCACTTTTCTCCTTAGTAACTACAGAATGAATACATGACATGGTGACAAAGTCTActcaatttatatttttatactaaTTATACTACATAATATTTTTACACTAGTTCACATTGCTTCTTAATGAATAATCAAAGCTCATTTGCCCCTTAATCACAGCCTGGTAAGAGTAAGTGAACACTCAGGTGTTACAGACTTTGTTCTATGAAAAGACCTGAGTAATTGAGTTTCAACTTTCCGTGGCTGAGAAGGCTAACAAAAAGAGGACATGAACTTCCTGTACAAATAATCATATCACTTGATTTAAAAAACCATTTTGATTAACTCTCgtacaggagagaaaagaacCTTACCTCCAGTACTTGTTACCAACAAAGAAATAGGTTCTCTTGGTATTTTGGTCATGAACAGCTGCATCGATTTTTCTGACACTGGTGGGGAAGCCCAGGTTCTGAATGGGCTTGGGGAAGCCTGACTCTATGCTGTAGCCACTGACAGCCCAGTACTGGTTATCtacaaggaaacagaaatagtTATAAGGATTCTTGAGGAGTCTGATCTCCTTTTTGTCAAAGCCCCAGAGCTTTCTGTGTAGTTAATGTCGCCAAACAGCACAGATGTCCAGCTGAAAACATTACCCTCTTAGGGCACACAGAAGTTTGAATATCTCACAGCTCTTGGATTTTCCACATTTTATAGTCATTAAGAGTATTATATACTCAATAATTAAAAGTCAATATATTTTTTAGGTGTGTTTGtcatctttaaaaatgtatttagatACTGTAATGTAGCAATCAATTTTGTCTCAGCTATAGTCTTCTCTCTCACTGACCAAAGAAAGTGCATGTAGGACTGTTGTGAGGCAGCACTAGTTAACGGCAGcaatataattttcaaaatttaaatggatttaaatATTAAGAATATTCTCTATTAGCGCTAGTATTAGTGTTAGAGTTAATATGAATATTAGCATAATCATTCCATTATGATTAAATAACGTTAGCAGTATTGCTTTAACTTCAGGTAGTCATAAGAAACTGATGGAAATGTAAGAGGGGTACCTTTAAAAAACAGCACTCGATCCTTGTTGTCAACCTCATAGGCAGCATCAAAGCCAGCTATCAGTGATGGCCAGAAGGAGAAGATGGTGTCGTGCTCAATTCCTGTGAAATATGGGCTTTTGCGCCAGACGTAGCTGAtagaagcaaaaccagcagagtTTCATTGTCTCTACTTCATCAGGAGATCAGGGGCCCATTAATGTACTTTAAATCCTAATGTCTGGGTTCTGGAACCAGTGGTCCCTATGAGGCAGAGATACTACCCCTTTTGGAATGCAGtctttccctctgccctgctccctcacAGACAGGTGCCCTTTACTGTAAGTTGCTCTGAGGTCACAGAAtagttcaggttggaagggacctctgaagTTTATCTTGTCCAACCCCTTGGGTCAGCCAGGGTCACCTACCGTTGGTGGCCCCATAGACTTCTGCATTTGCAGCCTGGCTGTTTGTCCAGGACAACATAGAATATCTGTGGTAAAGCTGACAATTGCAGCTTTCACTTAACCATGACCCATGTTGGTAGGCACAGCTCATTTCAGTTTGGTTACAAATGTTAAATAATCATTCTTGAAAACATGTTAAACTCGGTTTAAGGAAGAACTgctctttccccctcctccttgaaaattattaaatttttaagcTACAATTCTTCATGTGTTTTAGAAGGGAAATCAGACTCACACCATCAAAGGAAGCTTGTTCAATCAAAACACAACTACCAAACCAAGAAGGGGGTGAAGCCCTGGGCCTGACATGCTGTTTGCTCTCACCAGGCTGGATGTGCTCAGCCAACAACCCACGACAGTGCAGTGTCAGAACATGCCCAAAATGAGGTCACCCTGCAACAGCAGGGGCTCCCTGTAGACATTACTGGGCAGAGGTCTAGTGTAGAATCCTAGGTCAGAGTGACACTAAAAGTCACCAGGGACATTTTCCACTGCTCCCTGGCCCACACAAGGCATGGTGTGATGAGGACAGTGCCACATGTGAAGCAGCTGCAGGCTAAGGAGTGATACTGGAATTACTCAGCCTTGCACAATTTTAGTAGACATGGATGATGATGTCTGATGGATTAAAACATTACACTCACTTGTCAGTAAACCATGTTGCTCACCCAACCCAGGTGGGCtagtgaaatatttcaaagtttCTGCCTTAACACttgcagaaagaaatattttcctttgtaacCAAGGGAAGATAAATTCCTTGAACTGAATTTTATGCTTTGCCTTTGTGAGACTCACAAAAAGATGTTGCTGGAAATTAAAGTGCTTACCTGTCTTTGAAGAACAGTGTTTCCCCACGGAGAGTAGTGATAGCATCGAAACTCAGAGGGTCGCAGTCGTCTGGTCTTTGGGGTGGCTTGGAGGGTGTCATTTCTGTTGGTTCTTCCCTGGGAGACATTTCAGTTGGGGCTTCTGCAGGTATCGTTTCAGTTGGTTCTTGTGGGGGAGAAGTTTTTGGTGGAAGTGCAGATGATTCCTTGGGGGGTCCTTTGGAAAATAAGGTAAGTGTGGAATTAGAAGGTGGATCAGAGCAGTTCATGCCACAGCATTTCAGGTTGTATGATGTGAAGCCAAATGTGCACATAACCACCCTTTTGTGGAAGATAAGATGGTTTAATGCTACAGACACAGGCTGTTCCTCTGGTATCATCGGAGAAAGGCTCTTGGATCTTTTGACTAACTTGTACTAATTGGAATGGAATCAGTCCACAGATTCCATTTTGCAGTGTAGACTGTTAGCCACAAAAACCCAAGAGATTTGCCCAAAACcaataaaagtaaattaaacCTCAGTATCTTTCTTGTAGTAGGAAGTTCAGTACATTTTAGCTGTTGGGAAAAATTCATTATAAATTGTTATCCGTTTTTCACTAGAAAATGATGCTTCTTGCTTACCATAGAGGGCTTGAATGCCATCAATGTCATCCTGATGAAGTTGGTAGTCCCTTGTGTCTGTGGGCATATATATAGGATACATCAAAGCACCAAAAACGTTGGAATGACTGAGACCTAGTGAATGGCCCAACTCATGAGCAGCAACGAGAAATAAGTTGTATCCTAAAAAAGACCCagcacaaagaacaaaaaataaatacatttttcatttgacaCCAGGATACAGCCACCATTTTCTCATGTGGGATATATAATTCACGGtcttaaaaatggcaaaatctAACTATGCCCAAGTAAGAGCTCTTTGGCCTCCTGGAGAAGAAATGAGTTTTGAATTATAGGTATTGATTTCTCACTGGAAAACCACTCTGGGAACAGTTTCTGCCCATGTTGCAGAAATTTTCCAACAAAGAATCAAGGTTACTTTAATGCTAATAACAATTGAAAAGCAGGTGAGAAGGTTTTAGTCACCTGATCAGATTTTGGGAATAGTAACTGACACGGAATTTGCCTTCACAAAACCAGTAATGTGCAACATAATCTCTGGACACTGTTGAAACCAGAACACTTCACTGTTATATTATATTTGCCAATcaattcaagattttttttcctttccagaagtTAAAGATGAGCATCactttaaatcagaaaaaacccaatgccaagcaacaaacaaacaaactaacaaaagGGAGAGATTATATTACAACTTTTAAGGTCATTATCTGAGGGTCAAGATTCCCTGTCTTTTGATGTCATGATTACCTGACATTGCTATTCCATGCTAACTTAATTTCCTTCACTGGAGCTGTAACTGCAGTCTGCATTAACTTCAAGGGACTGTTGTGACTGCAGCCCAGATCCAAATATGCAGAATTATTTTACTAAATTACACTGACATTTTACATCTCAGTAAATACTGGAACTACTGCCATGGGATATATGACTTTACAGCATCTTCAAGACAACACTGTCTAATAGAAAACAGGCAACACAATATTTTAGGTTACCTACCACTATAGGTAGTAAATTTGGTCCAGTTTTCATCTTCATCAAAATGGGCATCTCCTCCTATCCCACCACCAGGGGGGTAGGCATGAGCCAGAGTTCCTCCTGGACCATCAAAGGAATAGAAGTCACCGTGAACTAAAAataagggggggaaaaagagatgCTTTTCATTAtcttgggaagaaaaagtgTCAAGTACTATCATTCCCAGGCAACAGAGTCCCCTTACATCCAGCTGCAAAGGAGATCATTATATCTGCTTGACCGCCGTAGACCCTGCTGAACCTCAAAGGGGTGAcactgctccagagctggaaggCTCTTGCAATTGCTTCCTCTACATCAGCTTGCAGCATGTCTGGAGTGTAGTTCAAAATCCTgtgaaataaagacaaaaggaattaaaagcaACCAGATCACATGTTGACTGGGACAAATGGTATCAAGgtcaaatattttaatcagTAGCTATTATAATTTATGCATCTCAAgtggtttattttcaaaatatttgcctATATAACAGATGaaatttttacagttttctttcatgtctttCAGAAACCCTAACATATACTCTCAGTTGTATTCCTTTTATCCACTGAGTATATTATTTAGTAAGCTGCTAGCTAACTAATGTAAACTCCTGTTTTGGTATTCTCATCACTATTTGGAAGCCTGAATAGTTCCCACTTTCCTGTCCCTTTCATCCTGAAAAGAGCTTTTAcatgcagaaatacagaaataaatagtaAAGAGCCTGTTGACATTACTTCTGCCTAGCATTCACAGAGCTTGCCAGTGGTGTGGAGAAAAGCACGCTTTAATGTATGTTACCGATATGTCACATCTTCCTTCTTCCACGTGGGGCTGTGTGGGAAGGTGCTGTATGAACGGACGTCTGGTATCCCACATCTAGGCTGCTTCATCATGTCCAGTGTCTTATGATTCAGCTCCCCAGTCACCTCTAGCCCAAAGAATGACTGCATCTCTTGTATTTTGTCAGACATGTGGTTGAGGTCCTTTGCTTTAAAcaaacctttttcttctttaaaatcatagaagttttccagatatttctgatagggaagaaaaaagcagtggTTTAGAACATGaaactttcttttcaaatgcagaGAGCTGATAATAAAAGATTCCACATCGTTAATACTATGTTGATTTTctcaataaaatatttcttcagttcTGTCTGTAGTTCTTACCTTAGCAAATTGCAtatcttctttctctttttctggagccactggaaaagcagaagagcaTATAACATACAATAACTCAAGGAAAAGAAGgatctttttcttcatctttttctctctgtcctaCCAGCCCTTGCTAGAAGACCTCTCaatctcttcttcctctgtctAAGACACACCAGAGTTTCACTATTTATATCAGTGCTGTGCTTGCTAAAGTCAATAATGGCATGACTCAGCTTATAACATCCTCTGattttccacagaaacacagaaaacaaatttgggTTTAGAAGCAAGCAAACACATGACAGTTTACCTTGCCCAAACCCCCCTGATTTCGCAATCATATTATCGAACAgtatgttgttttttttttcattcctaaaGTGGGCTGAACAAAACCCACCCCATTTCTCAGAGGTGCTGAAGCGACGTGGCTCTTTTTGAGGGACAACCATCTGTAATTCTTCATAATACTTGAAAAGGGACCTCCAGAAACTTCCTTCAGTTTTCTCAATGTGGCTTGCATGCAGGACCTCAGCAGGTCAGGAAAGAATGCCTTCCTTTAGCCCGTCTTATCCAGGATAATTTTAGTGTCATAGCCAATTAtacaaaaatctcatttatcTTTTCTTGAACCTGACATCCCAGCATTGTTAAAAAACCATCATTTGTGCTGCTACCTGGCCCATGTAATCATTGTACTATGGCCTCATCCTCTTGTTCCCCCACACCACAATGTAAAAGTCTCAGTAGAGCACCCAGGATCATATATCCCAGTCTGCATGGTCTATTAGACAAGAGTGGTTTCACAACTAAAGAAGAAATGGCAGAAATTGCCCTATGGAACTACAGACATCTTTGGGATGCCAGGGTCTTCAGCAAAAGCTTTTAATAAACTCCTCCAACATCAGATGGAAGGTGATGAGGATTTGTGCCATAGATTCCAAGTTTCCCAATTTGCCAGAAGCCCTACTTTTAGTTCCTATGTCCTTTTCTGAACATGGTGCACTGCACATTATGGATGGATTGCAGAACCACTGTCACTTGGATGTCTATGCACTGTCATTTCCGAGACATCCATCTTCGGAAGCACAATTCTCCTGTGTTGACTTAATAACCACAGGCAAGttcaaaaggagaaatatgAGCTAAAAATAATCCACTTCTTTTtgaacatgagaaaaataagaaaaaggaacCGCTTTTCCAGTGAGAGCAAACATATTGGAGACTTCTTAAAAACAATCATAGcaccacagcagctgagctctgcagtcTGCAAGGTGGCCTGGGGAAAGGCATGGCCTCCTTCCAAAGGAAACTGGTGTTGAACAGCCTGGCTGGAGTCAGGTCACATTGTGTGTGTGACCCAGGTCAGAGCCCAGGTCCCTGAACCACTGAGTGAAGTGGTACAAATGTTTATGTCTaaggctgcagcaggatgagCGTGGCTTTGCCAATagctcactgctgctgtgatggggtactcctgctcctcccagcctggCCGGTActcttgctgtttttctgtgccCTTCTGATACCAAGTGTATCCTCAATAAACCGATTCAGAGGGCTGAAGCTACGGGAAACAGCCAAGAAAAATAACCTGAACCCCATTAAAAATAGTTTGCTACTGAAGTTAGTAAATGCACTGGCACCCTAAGGGGTGAGAAGAGCCTCCATGAAGCAGAGGTGGGATATCACAGATGGGAACAGGGATCCAGGAAGACAGCCAGGAAAGAGGGGAAGCTAGGACCTCTCCTTTTGGCAGCAGCGGGGTTTCTCTCTGCTGGTCATTGGAAGAGTATCTCAAACTGCATTTGTAGAGTATTATGTTTGCATTTCCACATAGAAATCCAGACACAAAGCAGGGACattttaaatactgtgtttgtATCTCTCCACCTGGCAACAGCAGCTTGCATATGCCACTTATCATTTGCTTTCAGCTAAATGTTTTGTAAACACCCTGTTTGCTGTGTTCAGGGGCTAAGCAGACACAGCATGAGATGCAGCACACCCAGTAGGAGAACATTCTAACGAGCCCTTTTGGACGTTTAGGAAGCTTTTCTTAGTGACTTTTTCATGGCTGCCAATAGGCATgttgcagctccagctgctggtttGCCGTTCCAGAGCCTGTTGCCTGTATACTTGAGCTGACATTTATGGTGTGGCTGGTGAGTGTGGGGAGGAAGAACTGCATCTTGCCTTGTGTTTGGCAGCATGAGTGATGGAAATTCACTGCTGAGCAGTCTGCATGGCTCTGAGATGTGTGAGCAAGTGTGATACTTGCATGTGGATCCAAGAGATGAGTTGTCTTCTTATGCTGGACCCTAAGACAGCAGTCTTAGCATTCAAACTAACGTGGGTATTCAGTCCTGGGTTTAAGTATTGCAGGATGAAATTGGGAACTGTGTTGTGGCTTTAATCAGAGGTTTAAACACTTAAAAGTGTTTAAATATTACATTGCCAGGGGACAGAGTGAAGATTTATTGGCAAAGACAGAGCTAGAATTAAAATGGGGTGAGCTGAGCTGAACGGATGACCTTGCATGGCATTCTTGCCTTACCTATAGGTCGATTTGTTGATGAGTTCTGCTTCAGGGGTGCCCAGAAACATTTAATCCTTGACAAGGCTGAACAGGTCAGATGTCTGTTTCATGCCTTGGCCCCATAGGTAAAGAGATGCTGC
This Corvus moneduloides isolate bCorMon1 chromosome 2, bCorMon1.pri, whole genome shotgun sequence DNA region includes the following protein-coding sequences:
- the LOC116436379 gene encoding stromelysin-1-like — protein: MKKKILLFLELLYVICSSAFPVAPEKEKEDMQFAKKYLENFYDFKEEKGLFKAKDLNHMSDKIQEMQSFFGLEVTGELNHKTLDMMKQPRCGIPDVRSYSTFPHSPTWKKEDVTYRILNYTPDMLQADVEEAIARAFQLWSSVTPLRFSRVYGGQADIMISFAAGFHGDFYSFDGPGGTLAHAYPPGGGIGGDAHFDEDENWTKFTTYSGYNLFLVAAHELGHSLGLSHSNVFGALMYPIYMPTDTRDYQLHQDDIDGIQALYGPPKESSALPPKTSPPQEPTETIPAEAPTEMSPREEPTEMTPSKPPQRPDDCDPLSFDAITTLRGETLFFKDSYVWRKSPYFTGIEHDTIFSFWPSLIAGFDAAYEVDNKDRVLFFKDNQYWAVSGYSIESGFPKPIQNLGFPTSVRKIDAAVHDQNTKRTYFFVGNKYWSFNENTQSMERGYPRKIAADFHGISYPIDAALQKNGYFYFFHGSSQYEVDIKKKKLIRTMKSNSWFNC